One segment of Cydia fagiglandana chromosome 12, ilCydFagi1.1, whole genome shotgun sequence DNA contains the following:
- the LOC134669389 gene encoding lipase 1-like, translated as MTVYSYVIFLVIAVNSVITNALFIPRSLPEDALLNFTELSEKYGHKAEEHSVVTEDGYVLTLFHIAGKRKPPVLLLHGIHDTADTFIIRGKRSLAITLANTGYDVWAGNTRGNKYGRRHIKLNPDTDPAFWDYSFHEHGVYDLAAITDYILNATGEQSLQSIGHSEGTTNHFVLGSQRPEYNDKFRLFIALAPVAFLSNLILPISAVTEFGPLLNQVLLALKIEELINEKGIEKNLVNLICNKEDIGYELCFKVIILQGAGYDPKRIEAEFFPTVIGHYPAAGSRKNLQHYDQVALSKRFALFDYGPQENMKRYGFTVPPDYNLRQVTMKTALIVGRNDNLSRVRDVEYLRFLLPNIVEYHLMRQKRWNHLDFVWGNDMPETLFPEIMSLLEKYS; from the coding sequence ATGACGGTTTACTCGTATGTTATATTTTTAGTGATCGCAGTGAACAGTGTTATAACCAACGCACTTTTCATACCAAGATCTTTGCCTGAAGATGCACTTTTGAACTTTACTGAACTGAGTGAAAAATACGGACATAAGGCTGAAGAACATAGTGTTGTAACTGAAGATGGTTATGTTTTGACACTGTTTCATATAGCAGGAAAGAGGAAACCTCCAGTTTTACTGTTACATGGCATACATGATACAGCAGACACTTTTATTATAAGAGGAAAGAGGTCTTTAGCGATTACATTAGCGAATACAGGCTACGATGTCTGGGCAGGAAATACTAGAGGCAATAAATACGGCAGGCGACATATCAAGCTTAATCCAGACACAGATCCGGCATTCTGGGACTATAGTTTCCATGAACATGGCGTATACGATCTCGCAGCTATAACAGACTATATTTTAAATGCAACGGGAGAACAGAGCTTACAAAGCATCGGACACTCTGAAGGAACGACGAATCATTTTGTATTAGGATCGCAGAGGCCTGAATACAATGATAAATTCAGACTCTTCATAGCATTAGCTCCTGTGGCATTCTTAAGCAATTTGATATTACCCATATCCGCTGTAACTGAATTTGGTCCTTTATTAAACCAAGTATTACTCGCTTTGAAAATCGAAGAATTGATAAATGAGAAAGGTATCGAGAAGAATCTTGTGAATTTGATCTGCAACAAGGAAGACATTGGTTACGAATTGTGTTTTAAAGTAATTATACTACAGGGTGCAGGTTATGATCCTAAACGTATAGAGGCAGAGTTTTTCCCGACTGTTATAGGACATTATCCAGCAGCGGGTTCAAGGAAAAATTTGCAACATTACGACCAAGTAGCTTTAAGTAAACGCTTCGCCCTTTTTGACTATGGCCCTCAAGAGAATATGAAACGGTATGGTTTTACAGTGCCTCCTGATTATAATCTTCGACAGGTTACAATGAAAACAGCACTTATAGTGGGGAGAAATGACAACTTGTCCAGAGTTCGAGACGTGGAATATTTACGCTTTCTCCTTCCGAACATTGTCGAGTATCATTTGATGAGGCAAAAAAGATGGAACCATTTAGATTTCGTCTGGGGCAACGACATGCCGGAGACCTTGTTTCCTGAGATAATGTCGTTGTTAGAAAAATATAGCTGA
- the LOC134669206 gene encoding uncharacterized protein LOC134669206 — MKLFALLLLITIVVVESNHMFCGTSVMRPLVHHSEAEYSWIILKKRVEEMYYKLPVVPGEMRTIQGILAYDKTHTTASANITQGGLGYDFVKIRMKSERGGKLHYDIYIYA, encoded by the exons ATGAAGCTTTTTGCGCTACTTTTATTAATAACTATTGTGGTAGTGGAAAGTAACCACATGTTTTGCGGCACAAGTGTCATGAGGCCTTTGGTGCATCACAGCgaggccgaatattcgtggataatattaaaaaaacgagTGGAAGAAATGTATTACAAATTGCCTGTCGTGCCCGGCGAAATGCGTACCATTCAG GGCATCTTGGCGTACGATAAGACACACACAACTGCATCTGCGAACATCACGCAAGGAGGCTTGGGATACGACTTCGTTAAAATAAGGATGAAGAGCGAAAGAGGAGGGAAACTTCACTATGACATCTACATCTACGCTTGA
- the LOC134669281 gene encoding lipase 3-like yields the protein MVILQVTILLIMWTSKCAAVPNIQDKIIPEDALLNFTELSKKYRHPAEEHNVVTEDGYILNLFHIPGESKRPIFIMHGLGDSADSYILRGYKSLAVTLANEGYDVWLGNNRGNKYSRRHLFLNPDKDNKFWVFSFHEIGIYDLPAIIDFILYKTKSDKIDVIAHSQGTTAFFALLATKPEYNGKINVLAALGPVAFLGNLSPPISTMAITGPVINQLLISMNVEEIAANETAARDLQTRLCSLGFIGGNFCRFGLIFPLFGFDPESLEAEFASIALAHFPAGLSRKCLVHYDQLFYSRRFSRYDYGPSMNLKLYKTFGPPDYDLKKVTGRIVLYLGRNDPFAKIKDAELLKEMLPNIVEFKIIDSNKWTHVDFAWANDMDKYLFPLIFDILKKYN from the exons ATGGTTATCCTTCAAGTTACAATATTACTAATTATGTGGACATCTAAATGTGCAGCAGTACCAAATATTCAAGATAAAATCATACCAGAAGATGCTTTATTAAATTTCACTGAGCTATCCAAGAAATATAGACATCCTGCTGAAGAACACAACGTTGTCACTGAAGATGGATACATATTAAACCTTTTTCACATACCTGGTGAAAGTAAAAGACCGATATTCATCATGCATGGACTAGGAGATTCTGCAGATTCCTACATATTGAGAGGTTATAAATCTTTAGCTGTAACCTTAGCCAATGAAGGATATGATGTCTGGCTTGGAAACAACAGGGGCAACAAATACTCCCGAAGACATTTATTTCTGAACCCTGATAAAGATAATAAGTTTtgggtc TTCAGCTTTCATGAAATCGGCATTTATGATTTGCCAGCAATAATAgactttattttgtacaaaacgAAATCTGATAAAATAGATGTTATAGCACATTCTCAAGGAACTACGGCGTTTTTCGCTTTGCTGGCAACGAAACCGGAATACAATGGAAAGATTAATGTCCTTGCAGCACTAGGTCCAGTGGCGTTTTTAGGGAATTTATCTCCACCAATATCAACTATGGCAATTACAGGACCTGTTATCAACCAACTCTTAATAAGCATGAATGTAGAGGAGATAGCTGCTAACGAAACTGCAGCTCGAGATTTGCAAACCAGACTTTGTTCTTTAGgattcattggaggtaatttttGCCGCTTCGGTCTTATATTTCCTCTCTTTGGATTCGATCCGGAAAGTCTTGAAGCAGAATTCGCGTCAATTGCTCTGGCTCATTTTCCAGCTGGTCTCTCAAGGAAGTGTTTAGTGCATTACGATCAATTGTTTTATAGTAGAAGATTCTCCAGGTATGACTACGGACCTTCGATGAATTTGAAATTATACAAAACATTTGGCCCTCCGGATTACGATTTGAAAAAGGTGACAGGAAGAATAGTCTTGTATCTGGGGAGGAATGACCCTTTCGCAAAGATAAAGGATGCAGAACTCTTGAAGGAGATGCTACCCAATATAGTAGAGTTTAAAATTATAGATTCAAATAAATGGACTCATGTTGACTTTGCTTGGGCTAATGATATGGACAAGTATTTATTTCCTCtaatttttgatattttgaaaaaatataattaa